One window from the genome of Cryobacterium sp. GrIS_2_6 encodes:
- a CDS encoding XRE family transcriptional regulator has product MMDNLGSRLKDIRLKAGLTLRELARQVDVSPSFVSQIENGKSQPSVATLYAFAQLLNVSVDDLFESKPALDSAVPAVHPGEVLNRGDVTNPSEAWHPSEYANRVSVVHPSHRSRLNMAAGVNWERLAATPERDVNFMKIVYAPGATSTDEGDTVTHAGYEYGYVIAGELQVTIGDEAFTLHEGESLGFDSSIPHSLKNTGTVDFHGIWFVHGTHA; this is encoded by the coding sequence ATGATGGACAATTTAGGGTCTCGGCTGAAAGACATCAGGCTCAAGGCCGGCCTGACGCTGCGCGAACTGGCCAGGCAGGTCGACGTTTCGCCCTCCTTCGTGTCCCAGATCGAGAACGGCAAGTCACAGCCGTCCGTTGCGACCCTGTATGCTTTCGCCCAGTTGCTGAACGTGTCCGTCGACGACCTGTTCGAGAGCAAGCCGGCCTTGGACTCTGCCGTTCCTGCAGTCCATCCGGGAGAGGTCCTGAACCGGGGCGACGTGACGAATCCGTCGGAGGCGTGGCATCCGTCCGAGTATGCGAACCGGGTCTCTGTGGTGCATCCATCCCATCGGTCGCGGCTCAACATGGCCGCAGGGGTCAATTGGGAACGTCTCGCCGCGACGCCGGAGCGCGACGTCAACTTCATGAAGATCGTCTACGCGCCGGGGGCCACGTCGACGGACGAGGGTGACACCGTCACCCACGCCGGCTACGAATACGGCTATGTCATCGCGGGTGAGTTGCAGGTGACGATCGGCGACGAGGCATTCACGCTGCATGAGGGCGAGTCGCTCGGCTTCGATTCCTCGATCCCGCACAGCCTGAAGAACACCGGAACCGTTGACTTCCATGGAATCTGGTTCGTTCACGGTACGCACGCGTAG
- the eboE gene encoding metabolite traffic protein EboE, translating into MDLGRGLGHLSYSTLVHAGDTWPEMKESLHAFVPAVKARVSPDQRFGVSLRISADSAKTLAASPGERAELRTFLDDNDMYVYTVNAFPYGPFKGDLVMERVYEPDWSTDDRVAYTNSVADILAEIAPADVSPSIQTAPLAFAPNVTDDDYVARFTTNLFRVVAHLVDLEARTGRRVKLALEPEPACFLETTVETVAFFTDRVYSPQGIAELARLSGLPLSEAEGAMGRYLGIVFDIGHQSVGFEDIPASLRSLVDAGIPIFKLQEAAALWVRDLTPALVPQLRVFTDTIYLSQTTMRQDGAVTKFLTLGDALDAFEANPVPTEIRTHFHVPVFLEELGPFVTTRFAVQQALQMHRETPLSDHLEIETYTWDVLPAHLKTGDITDYVTRELEFVRGELLDPRP; encoded by the coding sequence ATGGATCTCGGACGCGGCCTCGGCCACCTGTCATATTCCACACTCGTGCACGCGGGCGACACCTGGCCGGAGATGAAGGAGAGCCTGCATGCCTTCGTCCCAGCCGTCAAAGCCCGGGTCTCGCCCGATCAGCGCTTCGGCGTCTCACTGCGCATCTCGGCCGACTCGGCGAAGACCCTCGCCGCAAGCCCCGGAGAACGGGCAGAGCTCCGGACATTCCTCGACGACAACGACATGTATGTCTACACGGTGAACGCGTTCCCGTATGGGCCGTTCAAGGGCGATCTGGTGATGGAACGGGTCTATGAACCGGACTGGTCGACGGACGACCGGGTCGCGTACACCAACTCGGTCGCGGACATCCTCGCGGAGATCGCTCCGGCGGACGTGAGCCCCAGCATCCAGACGGCCCCGCTCGCCTTCGCTCCGAATGTCACGGACGATGACTACGTCGCTCGGTTCACCACCAACCTGTTCCGGGTCGTCGCCCACCTCGTCGACCTCGAGGCGCGCACGGGACGGCGGGTCAAGCTCGCCCTCGAGCCGGAGCCCGCCTGCTTCCTGGAGACCACGGTGGAGACCGTCGCGTTCTTCACTGATCGGGTCTACTCGCCGCAGGGCATCGCCGAGCTCGCCCGGCTCTCCGGGCTGCCCCTGTCGGAGGCCGAAGGCGCGATGGGCCGCTACCTCGGCATCGTCTTCGACATCGGCCACCAGTCCGTCGGATTCGAGGACATCCCGGCCTCACTCCGCAGCCTGGTCGACGCCGGGATCCCGATCTTCAAGCTCCAGGAGGCGGCGGCGCTCTGGGTCAGGGACCTCACTCCGGCGCTCGTCCCGCAGCTGCGCGTCTTCACCGACACGATTTACCTGAGCCAGACGACGATGCGCCAGGATGGCGCGGTCACGAAGTTTCTCACCCTCGGCGACGCGCTCGACGCGTTCGAGGCGAACCCTGTGCCCACCGAGATCCGCACCCACTTCCACGTTCCGGTCTTCCTCGAGGAACTCGGCCCGTTCGTCACGACGCGGTTCGCCGTGCAGCAAGCACTGCAGATGCACCGTGAGACACCACTCTCCGACCACCTGGAAATCGAGACGTATACCTGGGACGTGCTCCCGGCGCACCTCAAGACCGGCGACATCACCGACTACGTGACCCGCGAGCTCGAGTTCGTTCGCGGCGAGTTGCTGGACCCCCGTCCATGA
- a CDS encoding 2,3-butanediol dehydrogenase has translation MRAAVFHGAGDIRVEEVTAPTAPRAGEILVRPLWCGICGTDLHEYAQGPIVIPREPHPLTSACGSQILGHEFSAEVVEVGAGVTSVRPGERVSVMPLLSCGHCFYCRRGLNHLCRTMAAVGLSYQWGGIADLAIVPAANVTALPDGVSALQGAVVEPGAVAAYGVDTARVRPGDNVLITGAGPIGALASLYAASLGANVFVSEVNPVRAALVRSFDVGVVLDPTAVDVPGWLRDRTDGIGVDAVIECSGNERALQAAIASVRSAGRISQTGLHTKAAAIDPMVISEHDITISGTWCFPVTDWPRIIDLIDRGRYPVEKVVTAQIALKDVVAQGFDTLLSPTGDQVKVLVRAGS, from the coding sequence ATGAGGGCCGCCGTCTTCCACGGAGCCGGCGACATCCGCGTCGAGGAGGTCACGGCTCCTACGGCGCCGCGGGCCGGCGAAATCCTGGTGAGGCCGTTGTGGTGCGGTATCTGCGGCACCGACCTGCACGAATACGCGCAGGGACCGATCGTGATTCCGCGGGAGCCGCATCCGCTCACCAGTGCGTGCGGCTCGCAGATTCTCGGCCACGAGTTCTCGGCCGAAGTGGTCGAGGTCGGCGCCGGAGTGACTTCGGTGCGCCCCGGCGAGAGGGTATCGGTGATGCCGCTGCTGTCCTGTGGGCACTGCTTCTACTGCCGAAGGGGGCTGAACCACCTCTGCCGAACCATGGCCGCCGTCGGGCTCAGCTACCAGTGGGGCGGCATTGCCGATCTTGCCATCGTGCCCGCTGCGAACGTCACGGCGCTCCCCGACGGCGTCTCCGCGTTACAGGGCGCCGTCGTCGAACCCGGCGCTGTCGCGGCGTACGGGGTGGACACCGCCCGTGTGCGCCCCGGCGACAACGTGCTCATCACCGGGGCAGGCCCGATCGGTGCGCTCGCTTCGCTCTACGCAGCCTCGCTCGGGGCGAACGTCTTCGTCTCGGAGGTCAATCCGGTGCGCGCCGCGCTTGTGCGCAGCTTCGACGTCGGAGTGGTGCTCGACCCGACCGCCGTCGACGTGCCGGGCTGGCTTCGCGACCGGACAGACGGCATCGGTGTCGACGCGGTGATCGAATGCTCGGGGAACGAGCGGGCGCTGCAGGCGGCGATCGCCTCGGTGCGTTCTGCCGGGAGGATCTCCCAGACCGGGCTGCACACGAAGGCTGCGGCCATCGACCCCATGGTCATCTCCGAGCACGACATCACGATCTCGGGCACCTGGTGCTTCCCGGTCACCGACTGGCCGCGCATCATCGACCTGATCGACAGGGGCCGGTACCCCGTGGAGAAGGTCGTGACAGCCCAGATCGCACTGAAGGACGTCGTGGCCCAGGGGTTCGACACGCTGCTGTCGCCGACCGGCGACCAGGTCAAGGTGCTCGTGCGCGCCGGCTCGTGA
- a CDS encoding GntR family transcriptional regulator — protein MTDTTDRTDPMASAPSRDGSAGSRIATRLRDEILSGAYTPGTRIRQEDVAEQFGASRLPVREALRILESDGLVTLVANTGAWVSHLSLAECEEMYQIRERIEPLLLRYSVPNLSPETLGRLQELADEMQAGTDVETFLRLDREFHLLSYSGAVTSILGETIHRLWNSTQHYRRAFTTLIGPDVNRAVHYEHQLLVGALRRGDGDEAERMLAGHIRRTRLELSTHPALFAQ, from the coding sequence ATGACCGACACCACCGACCGGACGGACCCCATGGCCAGCGCCCCCAGCCGCGACGGCAGCGCCGGCAGCCGTATCGCCACGCGATTGCGGGACGAGATCCTGTCCGGCGCCTACACCCCCGGCACCCGGATCCGCCAGGAGGACGTCGCCGAACAGTTCGGCGCGAGCCGGCTCCCCGTTCGCGAGGCGCTACGCATCCTGGAATCCGATGGCCTGGTCACCCTCGTCGCGAACACCGGCGCCTGGGTCTCCCACCTGAGCCTCGCGGAGTGCGAGGAGATGTACCAGATCCGCGAGCGCATTGAACCCCTGCTGCTGCGCTACAGCGTGCCCAATCTGTCGCCGGAGACGCTCGGCCGCCTTCAGGAGCTCGCCGATGAAATGCAAGCCGGCACGGACGTCGAAACGTTCCTGCGCCTCGACCGCGAGTTCCACCTGCTGTCCTACTCCGGCGCCGTGACGTCCATCCTGGGCGAGACCATCCACCGGTTATGGAACTCGACCCAGCACTATCGACGCGCCTTCACGACCCTGATCGGGCCCGATGTCAACCGCGCCGTGCACTACGAACACCAGTTGCTCGTCGGGGCGCTGAGGCGCGGCGACGGAGACGAGGCCGAACGGATGCTGGCCGGCCACATCCGCCGCACCAGGCTCGAACTGTCCACACATCCGGCACTCTTCGCTCAGTAG
- a CDS encoding VOC family protein, translating to MAHGIPGLRGTEHIGFTVPDLDEAERFLVDVIGCELVYSLGPFAHPDDEWMLEHLGVHPRTVMRELRFFRCGHGPNFEVFQYEPANEAAPEPRNSDIGGHHLAFYVDDFDAALEHLWEHGVEIMGEPTSSSSWSTGQRWVYFRSPWGMQFELLSYPDGKAYEKDAATKLWHPAHPAE from the coding sequence ATGGCCCATGGCATCCCCGGTCTGCGCGGTACGGAACACATCGGTTTCACGGTCCCCGACCTCGACGAGGCCGAGCGGTTCCTGGTCGACGTGATCGGCTGCGAGCTCGTCTATTCGCTCGGGCCGTTTGCCCACCCCGACGACGAGTGGATGCTCGAGCACCTCGGCGTGCACCCGCGCACGGTAATGCGCGAACTCCGATTCTTCCGGTGCGGTCACGGGCCGAATTTCGAGGTCTTCCAGTACGAACCGGCGAATGAAGCAGCTCCCGAACCGAGGAACAGCGACATCGGCGGGCATCACCTGGCCTTTTACGTCGACGACTTCGATGCCGCCCTCGAGCACCTGTGGGAACACGGCGTGGAGATCATGGGCGAACCGACGTCGAGCTCCAGCTGGAGCACCGGCCAGCGCTGGGTCTACTTCCGCAGCCCCTGGGGTATGCAGTTCGAGCTCCTGAGCTACCCGGACGGCAAGGCTTACGAAAAGGATGCTGCCACTAAACTGTGGCATCCGGCCCACCCAGCCGAATGA
- a CDS encoding thiamine pyrophosphate-dependent enzyme gives MPERRRLDPVAPWVELSTTAQDWASADPALLATILGQLHLIRAFEETVLELAGEGLVHGPAHSSIGQEGGAVGSIVGLGSTDAINGSHRGHHQFLAKAINHVSGGDLDPTALVTADIQTVLQRTLAEILGLAQGYCRGRGGSMHLQWFEAGALGTNAIVGGGVPLAAGNAWAQKHAGTTDVTVSYFGDGATNIGSVLETMNLASAWKLPLAFFIENNLYAVSTTVAESTGEPRLSARALGFGIPSWRVDGMDPLAVHLATKEAEQVMRSGQGPAVVEVEVYRFFHQNGPYPGSAFGYRTKEEEVAWRARDPLDRVAREMIALGQIDTAGIAAVREQAQSAMRDAVAQLLEADPESAGKRRIRPELWPDVDFVNVGVRGDASELTGLRTLEPAEYRGELETKKFVDAVAGVMDRRMAEDARIVVLGEDVHRLNGGTNGATKGLAKKFEGRVLGTPISENAFAGLGGGMALDGRYRPVVEFMYPDFMWVAADQVFNQIGKARHMFGGENPVPLVLRTKVAMGSGYGSQHLMDPAGIFATSPGWRIVAPSSAADYIGLMNTALALQDPVLVIEHVDLYAESGEVPAGDLDYFIPLGKAALRRKGDDVTVISYLSMVKHSLEAVELTGMSADVVDLRWLDRASIDWDTIGTSIRKTNSVLIVEQGARGTSYGAWLSDEIQRRFFDYLDQPVERVTGGEASPSISRVLERAAIARTEDVVAGLEIIKLGLGAR, from the coding sequence ATGCCTGAACGACGACGTTTGGATCCCGTGGCCCCGTGGGTCGAACTCAGCACCACGGCGCAGGACTGGGCGAGTGCGGACCCGGCACTCCTGGCCACCATCCTCGGCCAGCTGCATCTCATCCGTGCCTTCGAAGAAACCGTGCTCGAACTCGCCGGCGAGGGCCTCGTGCACGGGCCCGCGCACTCCAGCATCGGCCAGGAGGGCGGGGCGGTTGGCTCGATCGTCGGCCTCGGGTCGACGGATGCGATCAACGGCTCGCACCGAGGACATCACCAGTTCCTCGCCAAGGCGATCAACCATGTCTCCGGTGGCGACCTCGACCCCACGGCGCTCGTGACCGCGGACATTCAGACCGTGTTGCAGCGCACCCTCGCCGAGATCCTCGGGCTCGCCCAGGGCTACTGCCGGGGCCGTGGCGGCTCGATGCACCTGCAGTGGTTCGAGGCCGGTGCGCTCGGCACCAACGCGATCGTCGGCGGCGGCGTTCCGCTCGCGGCCGGCAACGCCTGGGCCCAGAAGCACGCGGGCACGACGGATGTCACGGTGAGCTACTTCGGGGACGGCGCGACCAACATCGGCTCGGTGCTGGAAACGATGAACCTCGCTTCGGCGTGGAAGCTGCCGCTTGCCTTCTTCATCGAGAACAACCTCTACGCTGTGTCGACCACGGTGGCCGAGTCAACCGGTGAGCCCCGGCTCTCGGCCCGCGCGCTCGGGTTCGGCATTCCCAGCTGGCGCGTCGACGGCATGGACCCGCTCGCCGTGCACCTGGCGACGAAGGAGGCCGAGCAGGTGATGCGGTCCGGCCAGGGACCCGCTGTCGTCGAGGTCGAGGTCTACCGCTTCTTCCACCAGAACGGACCGTACCCGGGCAGCGCCTTCGGCTACCGGACCAAGGAGGAAGAGGTGGCCTGGCGGGCCCGTGACCCGCTGGACCGGGTCGCCCGCGAGATGATCGCGCTCGGCCAGATCGACACGGCCGGCATCGCCGCGGTGCGCGAGCAGGCCCAGTCCGCGATGCGGGATGCAGTGGCCCAGCTGCTCGAGGCCGACCCGGAGTCGGCGGGGAAGCGCCGGATTCGCCCGGAACTCTGGCCGGACGTCGACTTCGTCAATGTCGGAGTGCGGGGCGACGCGAGCGAACTGACTGGCCTGCGCACGCTCGAGCCGGCCGAATACCGGGGCGAGCTCGAAACGAAGAAGTTCGTCGACGCCGTCGCCGGCGTGATGGACCGCCGCATGGCAGAGGACGCACGGATCGTAGTGCTCGGCGAAGACGTGCACCGCCTCAACGGCGGCACGAACGGCGCCACCAAGGGGCTTGCGAAGAAGTTCGAGGGCCGGGTGCTCGGCACGCCGATCAGCGAGAACGCGTTCGCCGGCCTCGGCGGCGGGATGGCGCTCGACGGGCGCTACCGCCCGGTCGTTGAATTCATGTATCCGGACTTCATGTGGGTGGCCGCCGACCAGGTCTTCAACCAGATCGGCAAGGCGCGGCACATGTTCGGCGGCGAGAACCCGGTGCCCCTCGTGTTGCGCACGAAGGTCGCGATGGGAAGCGGCTACGGCTCGCAGCACCTGATGGACCCCGCGGGCATCTTCGCGACGAGTCCCGGCTGGCGCATCGTGGCACCGTCATCGGCGGCCGACTACATCGGCCTGATGAACACCGCGCTGGCCCTGCAGGACCCGGTTCTCGTCATCGAGCATGTCGACCTCTACGCCGAAAGCGGCGAGGTGCCCGCGGGCGACCTCGACTACTTCATCCCGCTGGGAAAGGCGGCCCTGCGCCGCAAAGGCGACGACGTCACCGTGATCAGCTACCTGTCCATGGTCAAGCACTCCCTCGAGGCCGTCGAACTGACCGGTATGAGCGCCGACGTCGTCGACTTGCGCTGGCTCGATCGGGCCTCGATCGACTGGGACACCATCGGCACGAGCATCCGCAAGACCAATAGCGTGCTCATCGTCGAACAGGGGGCTCGCGGCACGTCGTATGGCGCCTGGCTGTCCGATGAGATCCAACGCCGGTTCTTCGACTACCTCGACCAGCCGGTCGAACGCGTGACCGGCGGCGAGGCAAGCCCGAGCATCTCACGCGTGCTCGAGCGGGCGGCAATTGCGCGTACCGAGGACGTCGTCGCCGGCCTTGAGATCATCAAGCTTGGTCTGGGAGCCCGCTGA
- a CDS encoding 2-oxo acid dehydrogenase subunit E2, with protein MATLVRMPEVLANAAEAAIQTWLVKVGDTVAIGQPLAEIETEKAVVEYRAETEGVLARVIVPEGVPVEVGVPIGVIAAVGEAESDIDAFLAGDVPEQAGPATPVTATPAGVVPAESTPDGAHAPLVAANGQRQFASPLVRRIARERALDLSRVVGSGPNGRIVRRDLDTLTPAPVTAAESRPEPVTPVASPAVSVPAAPSVRTAGTSVVDASGFTDVPHTGMRRAIARRLTESKSTVPHFYITADCRVERLLALRSEINATSPRKISVNDFVVKAVAVALVRVPAANVIWTETATRRFEHVDLSVAVSTETGLLTPVLRGVEGLTLTSISERVADLAGRARQGKLRQEELEGGSFAVSNLGMLGVDQFSAILNPPQSGILAVGAAKQRPVVDAGQLSVGTVMTVTLSADHRVVDGAVAAEWMAQFVACIENPLSIII; from the coding sequence ATGGCAACGCTCGTGCGCATGCCGGAAGTGCTCGCCAACGCCGCCGAAGCCGCCATCCAGACCTGGCTGGTGAAGGTGGGCGACACTGTGGCGATCGGCCAGCCGCTCGCCGAGATCGAAACGGAGAAGGCGGTCGTCGAGTACCGCGCCGAGACGGAAGGAGTGCTCGCGCGCGTCATCGTCCCGGAGGGCGTGCCCGTCGAAGTGGGCGTGCCGATCGGCGTGATCGCCGCCGTCGGCGAGGCGGAGTCGGACATCGATGCCTTCCTCGCCGGGGACGTCCCGGAACAGGCAGGGCCGGCGACCCCGGTGACGGCGACGCCGGCCGGAGTGGTCCCGGCCGAATCGACCCCGGACGGGGCGCATGCACCGCTCGTCGCAGCCAACGGCCAGCGTCAATTCGCCAGTCCGCTCGTGCGCCGCATCGCCAGGGAACGCGCGCTCGACCTGTCCCGCGTCGTCGGCAGTGGCCCCAACGGGCGGATCGTGCGCCGGGACCTCGACACCCTCACGCCCGCGCCCGTGACTGCAGCCGAGTCCCGGCCGGAGCCCGTCACGCCTGTGGCGTCTCCTGCGGTGTCCGTTCCAGCGGCACCCTCGGTCCGCACCGCCGGCACATCCGTGGTCGACGCCTCCGGGTTCACTGATGTTCCCCACACGGGGATGCGACGGGCGATCGCGCGCCGCCTGACCGAGAGCAAGTCGACGGTTCCACACTTCTACATCACGGCGGACTGCCGCGTCGAGCGCCTCCTCGCCCTCCGCAGCGAGATCAACGCGACGTCGCCGCGGAAGATCTCGGTCAACGACTTTGTGGTCAAGGCCGTCGCGGTGGCGCTTGTCCGGGTGCCCGCGGCGAACGTCATCTGGACCGAGACCGCTACGAGACGATTCGAGCACGTCGATCTCTCGGTGGCGGTGTCCACCGAAACGGGACTGCTCACTCCGGTCCTGCGTGGCGTCGAGGGCCTCACGCTGACGAGCATCAGCGAGAGGGTCGCCGACCTCGCAGGACGGGCGCGACAGGGGAAGCTGAGGCAAGAGGAACTCGAGGGCGGCAGCTTTGCCGTCTCGAATCTCGGCATGTTGGGGGTCGACCAGTTCTCGGCCATCCTGAACCCGCCGCAGTCCGGCATTCTCGCCGTCGGCGCCGCGAAACAGCGGCCGGTCGTCGACGCGGGACAGCTTTCGGTCGGCACCGTCATGACCGTCACCCTCTCGGCCGATCACCGTGTGGTCGACGGTGCGGTGGCCGCCGAATGGATGGCGCAGTTCGTGGCCTGTATCGAGAATCCACTCTCTATAATCATTTGA
- a CDS encoding NAD(P)H-binding protein: MSYIVTATSGRLGHLIVESLLARGAAPESIVATARNVDKLSALAALGVRTAVLDYGNPETVTAVVEPGDVLMLVSGSEVGQRVPQHTAVIAAAQAAGVGRIVYTSAPKASTSALLLAPEHKATEEFLIASGVPFTILRNGWYTENYTGEIGKARQVGEIVASVGDGRVASASRADYADAAAAAILDDSLAGQTLELSGDHAWDFAELAATIGTLIDSSVVFRNLTPAAHAELLASFGLDEGTVGFVVGLDANIRDGLLGDTSGDLARLIGRPTTPLAEGLAASV; this comes from the coding sequence ATGTCATACATCGTCACCGCCACCTCGGGTCGCCTCGGCCACCTCATCGTCGAATCCCTCCTCGCCCGCGGCGCGGCCCCGGAGAGCATCGTCGCGACAGCCCGCAACGTCGACAAGCTCTCGGCTCTCGCCGCACTCGGCGTGCGCACCGCAGTCCTCGACTACGGCAACCCCGAGACCGTGACCGCCGTCGTCGAACCGGGCGACGTGCTGATGCTCGTCTCCGGCAGCGAGGTCGGCCAGCGCGTGCCGCAACACACCGCCGTCATCGCGGCCGCCCAGGCCGCCGGCGTCGGCCGGATCGTCTACACGAGCGCCCCGAAGGCCTCGACCTCCGCGCTCCTGCTGGCCCCGGAACACAAGGCGACCGAGGAGTTCCTGATCGCGTCAGGGGTACCCTTCACCATCCTGCGCAACGGTTGGTACACCGAGAACTACACCGGCGAGATCGGGAAGGCACGCCAGGTCGGCGAGATCGTCGCGAGCGTCGGCGACGGCCGGGTCGCGAGCGCGAGCCGGGCCGACTATGCGGATGCCGCGGCCGCGGCCATCCTCGACGACTCGCTCGCGGGCCAAACCCTCGAGCTCTCGGGCGACCACGCCTGGGACTTCGCCGAACTCGCCGCCACGATCGGAACCCTCATCGACTCATCGGTGGTCTTCCGGAACCTGACACCCGCAGCACACGCGGAGCTGCTCGCGTCCTTCGGGCTCGACGAGGGCACGGTCGGCTTCGTCGTTGGTCTCGACGCCAACATCCGGGACGGGCTGCTCGGCGACACGAGCGGCGACCTGGCCCGTCTGATCGGACGGCCGACGACGCCGCTCGCGGAGGGCCTCGCCGCGAGCGTCTAA
- a CDS encoding GNAT family N-acetyltransferase — MSGSTERLFRFERVEWDDPRAALLRARMDVEMTARYAGPGSPALDDAVTAALRIDPADILATVLVVDGDGTPIAHAALRTHDGDWEVKRVIVADDQRGRGVGRALMNELERIARVAGVPRLILQTGSKQPDAVALYEKIGYTPIPIYEPYIEAIPHSFCFEKLLADLLS; from the coding sequence ATGAGTGGCAGTACCGAACGCCTGTTCCGTTTCGAGCGGGTGGAGTGGGACGACCCGCGCGCCGCCCTGCTGCGCGCGCGGATGGACGTGGAGATGACCGCGCGCTACGCCGGCCCGGGCAGCCCCGCACTCGATGACGCCGTGACCGCGGCGCTCAGGATCGACCCCGCCGACATTCTCGCGACCGTGCTCGTGGTCGACGGCGACGGCACCCCCATCGCCCACGCGGCCCTGCGCACGCACGATGGCGACTGGGAGGTCAAGCGCGTGATCGTCGCCGACGACCAGCGCGGGCGCGGGGTCGGCCGTGCGCTGATGAACGAGCTCGAGCGCATCGCCCGCGTCGCCGGCGTGCCGCGCCTCATCCTGCAGACCGGCAGCAAGCAACCGGATGCCGTCGCCCTCTACGAGAAGATCGGCTACACGCCGATCCCGATCTACGAACCGTACATCGAGGCGATCCCGCACTCGTTCTGCTTCGAGAAGCTGCTCGCTGACCTGCTCTCCTGA
- a CDS encoding VOC family protein: protein MDMRLELVPLPVADVERSKDFYVDVVGFHLDHDVQPGNGMRIVQLTPPGSACSVVIGTGMGNGPEHGTVKNLHLVVSDIGAARDELVNRGLQITEIHDMGGVKYAYFSDPDGNSWALQEIGRYAKPA from the coding sequence ATGGACATGCGACTGGAGCTTGTGCCGTTGCCCGTTGCGGACGTCGAACGGAGCAAGGACTTCTACGTGGATGTTGTCGGCTTCCACCTGGATCACGATGTGCAGCCCGGCAACGGAATGCGGATCGTGCAGCTGACCCCGCCGGGCTCGGCGTGCTCCGTGGTCATCGGGACCGGCATGGGGAACGGACCTGAGCACGGCACGGTCAAGAACCTGCATCTGGTCGTCTCCGACATCGGCGCGGCGCGGGACGAACTCGTGAACCGTGGCCTGCAGATCACCGAGATCCACGACATGGGTGGCGTCAAGTACGCGTACTTCAGCGATCCTGACGGCAATTCCTGGGCGCTTCAGGAAATCGGCCGGTACGCGAAGCCTGCCTGA
- a CDS encoding isochorismatase family protein, translating into MTTLDNRPNTALLVIDVQTGFVKDAYDRDAIVGNVSTVVDKARAAGVDLIWVQHHNDDQPQGSAPWQLVPELVRLKAEPLVHKAYADAFEDTDLEAVLAERGIGGLVIAGAQTDECIRSTLHGAIVRGYDAILVSDAHTTEDLSGYGAPPPDLVIAHTNLYWEYHTAPGRTAGTVTTADLDFTAPSS; encoded by the coding sequence GTGACCACCCTCGACAACCGGCCGAACACCGCCCTGCTCGTCATCGACGTCCAGACCGGTTTCGTGAAAGACGCCTACGACCGGGACGCGATCGTCGGGAACGTCAGCACCGTCGTCGACAAGGCGCGAGCCGCCGGCGTCGACCTCATCTGGGTGCAGCACCACAACGACGACCAGCCTCAGGGGAGTGCTCCCTGGCAGCTCGTACCCGAACTCGTGCGCCTCAAGGCGGAACCGCTCGTGCACAAGGCGTACGCCGACGCCTTCGAGGACACCGACCTCGAGGCAGTGCTCGCCGAACGCGGCATCGGCGGGCTTGTGATCGCCGGTGCGCAAACGGATGAGTGCATCCGGTCGACGCTCCACGGCGCGATCGTCCGCGGCTACGACGCCATCCTCGTCAGTGATGCCCACACCACCGAGGACCTGAGCGGCTACGGTGCGCCGCCGCCGGACCTGGTGATCGCCCACACCAACCTGTACTGGGAATACCACACGGCTCCCGGACGGACAGCGGGCACGGTGACCACTGCCGACCTTGACTTCACGGCGCCGTCCTCCTGA